A window of Acinonyx jubatus isolate Ajub_Pintada_27869175 chromosome E4, VMU_Ajub_asm_v1.0, whole genome shotgun sequence contains these coding sequences:
- the MUC1 gene encoding mucin-1 isoform X12, with translation MTPRFLAPCFLLLLTAQDTAGTSSLTISPTSSSASAPGLPDTSPLTTTDRSSLTTTDTLSTNDTLSSTTTHTLSPTTTDTSSPTTNDTTSLTTNDTLSSTTTDSPSLTTTDTSSLTTNDTLSSATTHTLSPTTTDTSSPTTNDTTSLTTNDTLSSTTTDSPSLTTTDTSSLTTNDTLSSATTDTLSPTTTDMSLTTNDTTSLTTNDTLSLATTDTLSPTTTDTLSPTTTDMSLTTNDTTSLTTNDTLSSTTDSSPLTTTDTLSPTTTDTLSPTTTDTSSLTTNDTTSPTTNDTLSLTTTDMSSPTANDTTSLTTAGTSSFTSSPASHSARTTTSATNHSVEPVTSSNHKTSPQLSIRISFFFLSFSISNLQFNSCLEDPNTDYYQELQRNISEWFLQVYNQEDFLGLSNIKFRPGSVVVECTLAFRQGTTDALNVRTQLDEHRAEAARYNMSISSVRVRDASFPSAAGSGSGVPGWGIALLVLVCVLLALAVVYLVVLTVRQCRRKNCGQLDLFPPRDAYHPMSEYPTYHTHGRYIPPGSTRRSPYEEVSAGNGGGSLAYTNPAATSADL, from the exons ATGACGCCGCGCTTCCTGGCCCCTTGCTTCCTCCTGCTCCTTACAG CCCAGGACACCGCTGGCACCTCGTCCCTGACCATCAGCCCTACCTCAAGCTCGGCCTCCGCCCCAGGACTCCCTGACACTTCGCCCCTGACCACCACTGACAGGTCGTCCCTGACCACCACTGACACCTTGTC CACCAATGACACCTTGTCCTCGACCACCACTCACAC CTTGTCCCCGACCACCACTGACACGTCGTCCCCGACCACCAATGACACCACGTCCCTGACCACCAATGACACCTTGTCCTCGACCACCACTGACTCCCCGTCCCTGACCACCACTGACACCTCATCCCTGACCACCAACGACACCTTGTCCTCGGCCACCACTCACACCTTGTCCCCGACCACCACTGACACGTCATCCCCGACCACCAATGACACCACGTCCCTGACCACCAATGACACCTTGTCCTCGACCACCACTGACTCCCCATCCCTGACCACCACTGACACCTCATCCCTGACCACCAATGACACCTTGTCCTCGGCCACCACTGACACGTTGTCCCCGACCACCACTGACATGTCCCTGACCACCAATGACACCACGTCCCTGACCACCAATGACACCTTGTCCTTGGCCACCACTGACACCTTGTCCCCGACCACCACTGACACATTGTCCCCGACCACCACTGACATGTCCCTGACCACCAATGACACCACGTCCCTGACCACCAATGACACCTTGTCCTCAACCACCGACTCCTCGCCCCTGACCACCACTGACACCTTGTCCCCGACCACCACTGACACCTTGTCCCCGACCACCACTGACACGTCGTCCCTGACCACCAATGACACCACGTCCCCGACCACCAACGACACCTTGTCCCTGACCACCACTGACATGTCGTCCCCGACCGCCAATGACACCACGTCCCTGACCACCGCTGGCACCTCATCCTTCACCAGCAGCCCCGCCAGCCACAGCGCCAGGACCACCACCAGCGCCACTAACCACAGTGTGGAGCCCGTCACCTCCTCCAATCATAAGACTTCTCCCCAGTTGTCCATTAggatctcctttttcttcctgtccttttCCATTTCGAACCTTCAGTTTAACTCTTGTCTGGAAGATCCCAACACCGACTACTACCAGGAGCTGCAGAGAAACATTTCTGAGTGG TTTTTGCAGGTTTATAATCAGGAAGATTTTCTGGGCCTCTCCAACATCAAGTTCAG GCCAGGATCTGTGGTGGTAGAATGCACCCTGGCCTTCCGACAGGGCACCACCGATGCCCTCAACGTGAGGACACAGCTTGACGAGCACAGAGCAGAAGCAGCCAGATACAACATGTCCATCTCGAGTGTCCGTG TACGTGACGCGTCATTTCCTTCCGCTGCTGGGTCCGGGTCTGGGGTACCCGGCTGGGGCATCGCCCTGCTGGTGCTGGTGTGTGTCTTGCTGGCACTGGCCGTCGTCTATCTCGTTGTCCTG ACCGTGCGTCAGTGCCGCCGGAAGAACTGTGGGCAGCTGGACCTCTTTCCGCCCCGCGATGCCTATCACCCTATGAGCGAGTACCCCACCTACCATACCCACGGGCGCTACATCCCCCCTGGGAGTACCAGACGCAGCCCCTAtgaggag GTCTCCGCGGGCAACGGCGGCGGCAGCCTCGCTTACACGAACCCGGCGGCCACCTCTGCTGACTTGTAG